A stretch of DNA from Microlunatus sp. Gsoil 973:
CTGATGGGATGCGCATCTCGCATGCCGGATGGGCTTTTGTAGACTCCGGCACTATGACCGAATCGGCAGCCACAGAACTCAATGCGCGGGCAAGCGGCACCTTCGACATCAAGGATCTCGGCACCGTCCACCGTCTGGGATTCGGTGCGATGCGGATCACCGGCCCCGGGATCTGGGGTGAGCCCGCTGATCGTGAGGTGGCGCGTCAGGTCGTCCGCCGCGCGGTCGAGCTGGGCACCGACTTCATCGACACCGCCGACGCGTACGGACCGAACATCAGCGAAGAGATCATCGCCGAGGCGATCCATCCGTACGGTGAGGTGAAGATCGCGACGAAGATCGGACACACCCGGCAGGGCCCGAACATCTGGACCCCGGTCGGTCGTCCGGAGTACCTGCGCCAGCAGGTCGAGTTGATCCTGCGGCGGCTCAAGATCGACAAGATCGATCTGCTGCAACTCCATCGGATCGACCCGAAGGTGGCTGCGGAGGAGCAGTTCGAGGCACTGGCGGCGTTCCAGTCCGAGGGCAAGGTCGCCGCCCTCGGGCTCTCCGAGGTCAGCGTCGACGAGATCAAGAAGGCAAGTGAGTTCTTCACCGTCGCCACGGTGCAGAACCGCTACAACCTCACCGATCGCAAATCCGAGGACGTGCTCGACTACTGCGCGGCCGAGGGCATCGGATTCATCCCTTGGGCGCCGATCTCGGCCGGTGAACTGGCCAAGCCCGGGGGGCCGGTCGCCGAGGCGGCCGAGAAGGCCGGCGCCACGGCATCCCAGATCGCCCTGGCCTGGCTGCTGCGCCGCTCCCCGGTGATGCTGCCGATCCCCGGAACCGGTTCGGTCGAGCACCTGGAGGAGAACATCGGCGCGGCCACGGTGCAGCTGGACGATGACTCGTACGAGGCGATCGCTGCCGCCGTCTCCTGACGGTCGCTGCCCGGCATGTCCTGCGGGCCACGGACGACCCACCAACGACGCCCACTTGCTCGGCCGCGCACCACGTGCTCGCCGTCGCACCAGTTACTCGCCGTCGCACCAGTTACTCGGCGTCGCACCAGTTACTCGGTGGCGCACCGGCTGCAGGGGGTGCGAGGCCGAGTACGCGGTGCGCGGCCGAGTAAGTGGTGCGGCTCCGAGCAAACGGTGCGAGAAGGCCGGCGCCCGCGGACTGCCGACGGGCGGCCGGCAGACGACGGCAGACGACGGCAGGTGTACGGCATCGGTTTGTCGCCCCGAGTACGCTTGATTGCGGGTCACCGAGGCCCCGACACGCCGCAGATATTGAGGATTATGTGACTCCTCGGCGGGTGGGGGAGGCGTTGTTTTGACCCTCCGCTGCTGAGCGGATAATCTAGGTCCTTGTGTTCGGGCTTGCCCGACACTTTGCGCGTGCCCGAGCGCGCCCCGGGTGAACGATTGTGATCCGCGGTGGCGCGAACGACATCACCGGCTGATCCCACACCCAGAACCTGGGCCGAAGATCGCGAACCGGCCTGGCTCGTGCAGCAGGACGACCCAGGCCGAAAGCCGAAACAGAACAGAGAGAGAAGCGGTGCCCACAATCCAGCAGTTGGTCCGTAAGGGCCGTGCCGACAAGGTGGCGAAGAACAAGACGCCCGCGCTGAAGGAATCCCCCCAGCGCCGCGGCGTGTGCACACGTGTGTACACGACCACCCCGAAGAAGCCGAACTCGGCCCTCCGGAAGGTCGCCCGCGTGAAGCTGTCCTCCGGCATCGAGGTCACCGCCTACATCCCGGGCGTCGGCCACAACCTGCAGGAGCACTCGATGGTCCTGGTCCGCGGTGGCCGCGTGAAGGACCTGCCGGGTGTCCGCTACAAGATCGTTCGCGGTTCGCTCGACACCCAGGGCGTGAAGAACCGCAAGCAGGCTCGCAGCAAGTACGGCGCGAAGAAGGAGAAGTAATGCCGCGCAAGGGTCCCGCCCCGAAGCGACCGGTCCTCGTCGACCCGGTCTACGGATCGCCGCTGGTCAGCCAACTGGTCAGCAAGATCCTGCTGGACGGCAAGAAGACGGTCGCACAGAACATCGTCTACACCGCGCTGGAGGGCACCCGCGCGAAGACCGGTGTCGATCCCGTGCAGACCCTGAAGCGTGCGCTGGACAACGTCCGCCCGAGTCTTGAGGTGAAGAGCCGCCGCGTCGGTGGCGCCACCTATCAGGTGCCGGTCGACGTCAAGCCGGCCCGGGCCACCACGCTGGCCATGCGCTGGCTGGTCAGCTTCGCCCGGCAGCGCCGCGAGAAGACCATGGCCGAGCGTCTGATGAACGAGCTCCTCGACGCCTCCAACGGCCTCGGCGCGTCGGTGAAGCGGCGCGAGGACACCCACAAGATGGCCGACGCCAACCGCGCCTTCGCCCATTACCGCTGGTGATTCCCGGTCGGTCCTGATGATCTCAGGCCCGCCCGCCACCAACGACACGAGCCACATCTATTTAAGGACAGAACCCCGAGATGGCTGTCGAAACCAAGATCGACCTCCACAAGGTCCGCAACATCGGCATCATCGCCCATATTGATGCCGGCAAGACCACGACGACCGAGCGGGTCTTGTTCTACACGGGCATCAATTACAAGATCGGCGAGGTCCACGAGGGCGCCGCCACCATGGACTGGATGGAGCAGGAACAGGAGCGGGGCATCACCATCACCTCCGCTGCCACGACTGCGTACTGGAAAGACCACAAGATCAACCTGATCGACACCCCGGGCCACGTCGATTTCACCGTCGAGGTGGAACGCAACCTGCGGGTGCTCGACGGTGCGGTCACCGTCTTCGACGGGGTCGCCGGCGTCGAGCCGCAGAGCATGACCGTGTGGCGCCAGGCCGACCGGTACAAGGTGCCGCGGATCTGCTTCGTGAACAAGCTTGACCGCACCGGCGCGAGCTTCGAATACTGCGTACGGACCATCCGCGAGAAGCTGAACGCGGTCGCCGCCGTGCTGCAGCTGCCGATCGGTGCCGAGGGCGACTTCCTCGGTGTCGTCGACCTGGTCGGGATGCGTGCGCTCACCTGGCGCGGCGAGACCAAGATCGGCGAGGACTACGAGGTCGAGGAGATCCCGGCCGACATGCAGGCTGCCGCCGAGGCCGCCCGTGCCGAGCTGATCGAGACCGTCGCCGAGTACGACGACGAGCTGATGGAGACCTACCTGGAGGGCGACGAGCCCACCGTCGAACAGCTCAAGGGCGCCATCCGGCGCGCCGTGCTGTCCAGCTCGATCACCGCCGTGTTGTGTGGCTCCGCGTTCAAGAACAAGGGCGTCCAGCCGCTGCTCGATGCGGTCAACGACTACCTGCCGTCGCCGCTCGACGTGCCGGCCATCGTCGGTTTCAAGCCGGGCGACGAGTCGGTGGAGATCGACCGCCACCCCAGCGAGGACGAGCCGCTGTCGGCCCTGGCCTTCAAGATCGCCGCTGATCCGCACCTGGGCAAGCTGACCTACGTCCGGGTGTACTCCGGTGTGCTGTCCGCGGGTTCGCAGGTGCTGAACGCGACCAAGCAGCGCAAGGAGCGGATCGGCAAGGTCTACCGGATGCACTCCAACAAGCGCGAGGAGATCGACAGCGTCAGCGCCGGCGATATCGTCGCGGTGATGGGTCTGAAGGACACCACGACCGGCGAGACGCTGAGCGACCCGACCAATCCGGTGATCCTGGAGTCGATGGACTTCCCCACCCCGGTCATCGAGGTGGCGATCGAGCCCAAGACCAAGTCCGACCAGGAGAAGCTGTCCCACGCCATCCAGCGGCTGGCCGAGGAGGACCCGACCTTCCGGGTGCACACCGACCAGGAGACCGGCCAGACCATCATCGCCGGCATGGGCGAGTTGCATCTGGACGTGCTGACCGACCGGATGAAGCGGGAGTTCCGGGTCGAGGCCAACATCGGCAAGCCGCAGGTGGCCTACCGTGAGACCTTGCGCCGGCCGGTGCAGAAGGTCGAGTACACCCACAAGAAGCAGTCGGGTGGCTCGGGTCAGTACGCGAAGGTCCTCATCGACCTGGAGCCGCAGGAGGCGGGCTCGGGCTACGAGTTCGTCAACGCGGTCACCGGTGGCCGGATCCCCAAGGAATACATTCCGGCCGTCGACGAGGGCATCCAGGAGGCCATGCAGTTCGGTGTGCTCGCCGGTTACCCGGTCGAGGACATCAAGGTCACCCTGACCGACGGTCAGTACCACGACGTCGACTCCTCCGAACTCGCGTTCAAGATCGCCGGTTCGATGGTCTTCAAGGAGGCCGCACGGAAGGCCGACCCGGCCATCCTGGAGCCGATGATGAAGGTCGAGGTCACCACGCCGGAGGATTACCTCGGCACGGTGATCGGCGACCTGAACTCGCGTCGGGGCCAGGTGCAGTCGATGGACGAGCAGCACGGCAACAAAGTGGTCACCGCATTGGTGCCGCTGTCGGAGATGTTCGGCTACGTCGGCGACCTGCGGTCCAAGACCTCGGGACAGGCGTCGTACTCGATGGAGTTCGACTCCTACGCCGAGACGCCGAAGAACATCGCAGAAGAGATCGTCTCCAAGGCCCGCGGCGAGTGATCTCGCGGTGAGCCCCCGGTGCCTCCCCGCCGGACCGATCGACCGGAGAAACATTCCGGTTTGACCGGCGGGGGTGCACTGGACAAAACTTAGGCCGGATTGCCCAACTCAGGCGTGTACTGACCGGGTCCGGGTAAGCAAACAAGTCAGTCAACAACGGCTCGCCACGCGACCAGCGCGGCGGCACAGTTCAGAAGGGAGCCCCAGTGGCCAAGGCCAAGTTCGAGCGGACCAAGCCGCACGTCAACATCGGCACCATCGGGCATATCGACCACGGCAAGACCACTCTGACCGCGGCGATCTCGAAGGTGCTCCACGACCAGGACCCGGTTGCGAACCCGAGTACCGAGGCGTTCGACCAGATCGACAAGGCGCCGGAGGAGCGGCAGCGCGGTATCACGATCTCGATCGCTCATATCGAGTACCAGACCGAGAAGCGTCACTATGCGCACGTCGACTGCCCGGGTCACGCCGACTACGTCAAGAACATGATCACCGGTGCGGCCCAGATGGACGGCGCGATCCTCGTGGTCGCCGCCACCGACGGCCCGATGCCGCAGACCCACGAGCACGTGCTGCTGGCCCGCCAGGTCGGCGTGCCGGCCATGGTCGTGGCCCTGAACAAGTGCGACATGGTCGACGACGAGGAGATCCTGGAGCTCGTCGAGCTCGAGGTCCGCGAGCTGCTCACCGCCCAGGAGTTCGACGGCGACAACGCCCCGGTCGTCCGGGTTGCCGCCTTCCCGGCGCTGAACGGTGACGAGAAGTGGTCCAAGTCCATCCTCGAGCTGATGGACGCGGTCGACGAGTACATCCCGGAGCCGGAGCGCGACACCGACCAGCCGTTCCTGATGCCGATCGAGGACGTCGTCACGATCACCGGTCGTGGCACCGTCGTCACCGGCCTGGTCGACCGCGGCATCCTCAAGGTGAACGAGGAGGTCGAGATCGTCGGCCTGCGGGACTCCTTCAAGACCACCGTCACCAGCATGGAGGTCTTCCGGAAGACCCTCGAT
This window harbors:
- a CDS encoding aldo/keto reductase, with the protein product MTESAATELNARASGTFDIKDLGTVHRLGFGAMRITGPGIWGEPADREVARQVVRRAVELGTDFIDTADAYGPNISEEIIAEAIHPYGEVKIATKIGHTRQGPNIWTPVGRPEYLRQQVELILRRLKIDKIDLLQLHRIDPKVAAEEQFEALAAFQSEGKVAALGLSEVSVDEIKKASEFFTVATVQNRYNLTDRKSEDVLDYCAAEGIGFIPWAPISAGELAKPGGPVAEAAEKAGATASQIALAWLLRRSPVMLPIPGTGSVEHLEENIGAATVQLDDDSYEAIAAAVS
- the fusA gene encoding elongation factor G gives rise to the protein MAVETKIDLHKVRNIGIIAHIDAGKTTTTERVLFYTGINYKIGEVHEGAATMDWMEQEQERGITITSAATTAYWKDHKINLIDTPGHVDFTVEVERNLRVLDGAVTVFDGVAGVEPQSMTVWRQADRYKVPRICFVNKLDRTGASFEYCVRTIREKLNAVAAVLQLPIGAEGDFLGVVDLVGMRALTWRGETKIGEDYEVEEIPADMQAAAEAARAELIETVAEYDDELMETYLEGDEPTVEQLKGAIRRAVLSSSITAVLCGSAFKNKGVQPLLDAVNDYLPSPLDVPAIVGFKPGDESVEIDRHPSEDEPLSALAFKIAADPHLGKLTYVRVYSGVLSAGSQVLNATKQRKERIGKVYRMHSNKREEIDSVSAGDIVAVMGLKDTTTGETLSDPTNPVILESMDFPTPVIEVAIEPKTKSDQEKLSHAIQRLAEEDPTFRVHTDQETGQTIIAGMGELHLDVLTDRMKREFRVEANIGKPQVAYRETLRRPVQKVEYTHKKQSGGSGQYAKVLIDLEPQEAGSGYEFVNAVTGGRIPKEYIPAVDEGIQEAMQFGVLAGYPVEDIKVTLTDGQYHDVDSSELAFKIAGSMVFKEAARKADPAILEPMMKVEVTTPEDYLGTVIGDLNSRRGQVQSMDEQHGNKVVTALVPLSEMFGYVGDLRSKTSGQASYSMEFDSYAETPKNIAEEIVSKARGE
- the rpsG gene encoding 30S ribosomal protein S7 — its product is MPRKGPAPKRPVLVDPVYGSPLVSQLVSKILLDGKKTVAQNIVYTALEGTRAKTGVDPVQTLKRALDNVRPSLEVKSRRVGGATYQVPVDVKPARATTLAMRWLVSFARQRREKTMAERLMNELLDASNGLGASVKRREDTHKMADANRAFAHYRW
- the rpsL gene encoding 30S ribosomal protein S12, producing MPTIQQLVRKGRADKVAKNKTPALKESPQRRGVCTRVYTTTPKKPNSALRKVARVKLSSGIEVTAYIPGVGHNLQEHSMVLVRGGRVKDLPGVRYKIVRGSLDTQGVKNRKQARSKYGAKKEK
- the tuf gene encoding elongation factor Tu; the protein is MAKAKFERTKPHVNIGTIGHIDHGKTTLTAAISKVLHDQDPVANPSTEAFDQIDKAPEERQRGITISIAHIEYQTEKRHYAHVDCPGHADYVKNMITGAAQMDGAILVVAATDGPMPQTHEHVLLARQVGVPAMVVALNKCDMVDDEEILELVELEVRELLTAQEFDGDNAPVVRVAAFPALNGDEKWSKSILELMDAVDEYIPEPERDTDQPFLMPIEDVVTITGRGTVVTGLVDRGILKVNEEVEIVGLRDSFKTTVTSMEVFRKTLDQAQAGDNAALLLRGTKREAVERGQVVVKPGTITPHTEFEAQVYVLNKEEGGRHTPFFNNYRPQFYFRTTDVTGVVNLPGGTEMVMPGDNTTMTAQLIKPIAMEEGLKFAIREGGRTVGAGRVTKILK